CTTGAGGGCGCGGAATACGTTCACCTGGTTTCCTCGGCCGACCCCGTCGCTCTCCATCTCGTCCAGGAAGCGTTCGACCACGATCGGTGTGACCGAGTCCAGCTTTCGTGATCCGAGGCGGGGGACGATGTGCACGCTGATCGAGCTGTCGACGTGCTCCCCCGTGGAGTAATCCGTCATCTTGCGCTGCCGAGGCCGCCACTGCTTCGCGTATTCCTCGACCGTCTGCTGCCCCAGTTCCCGGCGGGTCGCCGCCACCGACGGCGCTGTCGTCTTCTTCTCCGCGTACACCTGCGTGAGGCGTTCGATCGCCTCGTCCTGCGTACCGAAACCGGACTCCTCGCGCTGCCTGCCGAGCGCGTCCCGGAAACGGATCGAGTACGGGTGAGGGCAGCGGGTGGGCTTGGCACAGCCGCAGTCCTTGAAGAAGGACCCCATGCCACGGGCGAGCTGTCGGGCCATGTCACGCACCATCCGTTCCAGCCCAAGAACTTGCTCAGGCGCCGCACTGTAGGTCGCAGGTCAGCAAGCGGGTACACGTCTGGGACGCATGCTGACCGTTTGCTGACCTGAGGGGGGCACATAATGCCCCTGACCTGTGGCGACGCCAAATAGTCAGATCTTAGACTTAAACAGAGTGCGCAGCACTTTGGACTCCTCGAAGACGGCTCCCTGCCTGCTTTCTGCAGGTCAAGGGCGGTCTCGACTCTACACCGACACCTCCGACCGATGTTTGTGAGGAACATCGCTCCGGTCAGACGAGACGGCTCCCTACCTGGGCTTTCGCCCCGTCACCGACGCCTGTACAGGCGATCCTCCGGGAGCGCCCGGCGACTCATGCTGACCTACCTGATGAGCCATCAACCATGCGGGAGCCCCCTCTATACACACGAGGGACGTGCGTCCACGCACCACCCACCTGTCGGGCACCGACATCACTCTGGATTCATGGAACACGGCCCCTTTGGCCATCGGCCGGTCGACGCTTGACTGCTCCGCAAGCCAGCTCGCTGCTTGCCTCCCGCCCGAGGCCCCTCGGCAGCGTGGAACTCGCGAGCGAGGCGGGGCCAAGGCGTCGACGCCGGCCCGCCCGGACCGAAGCCCAGGTCACGCGCCCCTGCGCACTTGCGTGCGCCGCTCCTCCCTTCCGTACGGTCCGGCCGATGGTGAACCACCCGCGCACGCCGTGAGGAGAGCTGTTGAAGCCGACCGAGGAAGTGCTCCAGGAACTGACCCAGCCGTCGAACATCTCCATCCACTCCGACGACGCACTCGTCGGCAAGGTGAAAGCTGCCATCGCGGCGGACGACAAGAAGCGGAAGGAGAACGATGACGAGCCGCTCCGCCGGAAGCCCGACCTCGCCCCGATCCCGCAGACGGAGCTGCCCCGGCAGTTCGAGGTGACCCTCTGGGACGTCCTCCACACCCTCGCCCGGGCCACCGCCCTGTCGTGGCGTGGTGCGGGCCGGGGACTGGCGGAACACTGGGGAGCGCTCAAGTACACACAGGCACTGGCGGGCGGTCGCAACTCCTTCCTCGGCCTCACCGACGAGGGCCACCGCATCGCGGACCACTACAAGTCGCTGCAGTCCGGCGAGCTCGGCATCGGCTTCGCGCTCACGCTCACCGAGCACATGCTGGGCAGCCACAGCGACGCCGCCACCTCCGCCGAGCAGCTGGCCTCCGCCTCGGCCCACGCCGAGGCAGTCCACATCGGAGTGTGGAACGAGACCCCCGGCCTGCTGTTCAGCACGCAGCTCCCGACGGACGGCGGCACGATGACCGTCCACGCCCTCCAGGCACTCGGCAGCGGTGGCCGGCTGTCCCCGGCGGAGGACCGGGAGGCGAACCTGAACGCCCCACCGTTCCAGTCGAACGTGATGCCTGACATCCACCCGCCGACCGAGGGCCTGGTGGCACCGGAACCCGTACGGGGCTGCCACGTGCAGGCGAAGGACTACGCCTGGTTCCAGGAGTCACTGGCCCACACCACGGCAGCGGGCCTCATGGCGTTCACTGGATCCGGCCACGCCACCGCCCGCCACCTGACCGACCGGCAGGGCCGCAAACGCTTCACCGGCCTCGAACACGCGGCCAGCATGAGCATCCAGGACGCCGCCCACACCCTCTTCGGCAACGAGTACGTCGGCACCGACCACGTCTTCCGCCTGAACGGCCCCCGCGTCGAAGCCTTCTCCGGCGTGGACGCGGAGGTCTTCCGACTCCTCGCCAGGGGCGACATCGAGGAATACCGCGCCCTCGTCCACGCGAGCCGCCACGTCCGCCCCCGCCTCACCTTCGACAAGGACTGGGGCGGCCCCGTCTCCGTCCACGCCGACGGATCGGTCCTCGCCCTGCGACTGCTGCCGGGGCAGGACGAGGAGCCGCGTCCGGGCTCCCCCCGCTGACATCGGAAGGCTGCCGGGACCGGCTCATCCCAGAGCCGGTCCCGGCGGCAGGACGACGTACACGCTTGCTCAGAGCGACGCCTCGACTCCGAGGCTTCCGGCGCCGACGGCTCCCCTCAGCACGTGCGCGATCTCCTCGGGCTTGAGGTCGATGCCGTCGAGCCCCTCCAGGGTCAGTGGGACCTCCTCCAGCGCGTACTCGCCGCGGCCTTCGGCACTGAACTCGGGGCCGGTGCGGTCGTCGAAGGACCAGGTCGCGATGCGGGCGAGGTAGAAGAGCTGGCGCTCGTCGTCGGTCTCCAACGTGTGGAGGAGTCGGATGATGTCAGCCTTTCCCGCGATCTCCTCGTGGATCTCCCGGTGGAGG
The sequence above is a segment of the Streptomyces sp. NBC_01255 genome. Coding sequences within it:
- a CDS encoding NUDIX hydrolase, whose amino-acid sequence is MIERVRAVLVTADDTMLVIRRTRPGIPEYWVLPGGGVEPSDESREAALHREIHEEIAGKADIIRLLHTLETDDERQLFYLARIATWSFDDRTGPEFSAEGRGEYALEEVPLTLEGLDGIDLKPEEIAHVLRGAVGAGSLGVEASL